One region of Peribacillus simplex genomic DNA includes:
- a CDS encoding ABC transporter ATP-binding protein gives MIRRFASYYLPHKRLFIIDFFSAVVVAVLELAFPLAVQWFIDTLLPGDDWSAIVSVSAGLFLLYIISTFLQFIVGYWGHKLGINIETDMREELFEHVQKQSFRFFDNTKTGHIMSRITNDLFDIGELAHHGPEDLFIAFMTFIGAFWIMLTINVKLALISVCILPFLVLLIVISNLKMNKAWRKMYTEVADVNARVEDSVSGVRVVQSFTNETYEMNRFSTNNRRFRKAKLLGYKVMSFSLSGIYMMTRFMTLAVLVMGAWLTFHGQLSYGELVAFVLYVNVLFKPIDKISALMELYPKGMAGFKRFTELLDVAPDVVDKKDAIAVSSLLGDISFKDVSFNYEEKKSVLKGIDLTIKAGDTIAFVGPSGAGKTTICSLIPRFYDVNAGSISIDGIDIREMTKKSLRSQIGIVQQDVFLFTGTVKENIAYGMLNASDEQIVEAARKAHLENFIEGLPKGYETQIGERGLKLSGGQKQRIAIARMFLKNPPILILDEATSALDTETERIIQKALTELAENRTTLIIAHRLATIRNADKIVVVTEEGIVEEGGHDDLLKQGGIFSNLHQLQYQK, from the coding sequence ATGATTCGACGTTTTGCTTCATATTACCTGCCACATAAGCGGTTATTCATTATTGACTTCTTCAGTGCAGTGGTCGTAGCGGTACTTGAACTTGCATTTCCGCTCGCAGTTCAGTGGTTTATCGATACACTCCTGCCTGGCGATGATTGGTCTGCAATTGTTTCAGTAAGTGCCGGTTTGTTCCTTCTCTATATCATTAGTACCTTCTTACAGTTCATCGTAGGGTATTGGGGTCACAAATTGGGTATCAATATTGAGACTGATATGCGTGAAGAATTATTTGAACATGTGCAAAAACAATCTTTTCGTTTTTTTGATAACACGAAAACCGGCCATATCATGAGCCGTATAACCAATGATCTGTTCGATATTGGTGAACTTGCTCACCATGGTCCCGAAGATTTATTCATCGCCTTCATGACTTTTATAGGTGCATTTTGGATTATGCTGACAATCAATGTGAAACTGGCACTCATATCCGTATGTATATTACCGTTCCTCGTTTTATTGATTGTCATTAGTAATTTAAAAATGAATAAAGCCTGGAGAAAGATGTATACGGAAGTTGCTGATGTAAATGCCCGTGTAGAGGATAGCGTCTCAGGAGTGAGGGTTGTCCAATCCTTTACTAATGAAACATATGAAATGAATAGATTTTCTACTAATAATCGCAGATTCCGTAAAGCGAAACTTCTTGGATATAAGGTAATGTCCTTTAGCTTATCAGGCATTTACATGATGACGAGGTTTATGACCCTTGCCGTGTTGGTGATGGGAGCTTGGCTAACTTTTCATGGGCAGCTATCTTATGGTGAACTGGTTGCATTCGTCTTATATGTTAACGTATTATTTAAACCAATCGACAAAATCAGTGCGTTGATGGAACTCTATCCAAAAGGGATGGCCGGCTTTAAGCGTTTTACGGAACTTCTTGATGTCGCGCCTGATGTCGTGGATAAAAAGGATGCAATAGCGGTTTCTTCCCTTTTGGGGGATATTTCCTTTAAAGACGTATCTTTCAACTATGAAGAAAAAAAATCCGTTTTAAAAGGTATTGATCTTACTATTAAAGCGGGTGATACCATCGCTTTTGTCGGGCCATCTGGAGCAGGGAAAACCACAATATGTTCATTGATCCCACGATTTTATGACGTTAATGCCGGTTCGATTTCCATTGATGGAATTGATATTCGTGAGATGACGAAAAAGTCATTGCGGTCACAAATTGGCATTGTCCAGCAAGATGTTTTCCTATTTACAGGAACTGTTAAAGAAAACATTGCGTACGGAATGCTTAATGCATCAGATGAACAAATTGTGGAAGCCGCAAGGAAGGCCCATTTAGAGAATTTCATTGAAGGACTTCCAAAAGGCTATGAGACTCAAATAGGTGAACGTGGTTTGAAATTATCGGGGGGACAGAAACAACGGATTGCAATAGCAAGGATGTTTTTGAAGAATCCGCCAATATTAATTCTCGATGAGGCAACCTCTGCACTCGATACTGAGACGGAACGAATAATTCAGAAGGCCCTTACTGAACTTGCCGAAAACAGAACAACGTTAATCATCGCACACCGATTGGCAACCATTCGTAATGCTGACAAAATCGTAGTTGTTACGGAAGAAGGAATTGTTGAAGAAGGCGGTCATGATGACTTACTTAAACAGGGGGGGATTTTTTCCAATCTACATCAATTACAATACCAAAAATGA
- a CDS encoding MFS transporter produces the protein MKNKSFRCLWIGQAFANLGDIFYVVGLISILYTLTGSAFYLSLLPFTTTIFRFISSLLAPLVIDRFPLKGILVQSQWWKTILLVVLGIYITNFNHGFAVAVMFFIAMISLLDGVAAPVSAALVPQLVPKEERMKANGFLNMITQTIFVAGWPLGSVLLISTNSSIIIWLTIILFAVSTLYTVKIEVSEQTTNTVRPSNRDSIKSGWIAISHIPTIRTLISIDFITTLASSVWVAAVIYVYVDENLQLGEEWWGYINTSYFIGMIFSGLIVIRFAKLLEKHMGFFIIFGLFLSAMLILLFGSTSIPAFALLLACLYGLPEQIREVIYTKLFQDHASEKTLAKIYAVWGAVINLTFAGSVLLLGYITETYSVETTFRFSSTLIFLAFLYAIFKRKHLHGKET, from the coding sequence ATGAAAAACAAATCGTTTCGATGCCTTTGGATTGGTCAGGCGTTTGCAAATCTAGGGGATATATTTTATGTAGTCGGGTTGATTTCAATATTATATACCTTAACGGGATCGGCCTTTTATTTGAGTCTGCTCCCTTTCACTACAACGATATTTCGGTTTATCAGTAGTTTACTTGCCCCCCTTGTCATCGACAGGTTTCCTTTAAAAGGAATCCTTGTACAATCTCAATGGTGGAAGACTATCTTACTCGTTGTCTTAGGAATCTATATAACAAATTTCAATCATGGTTTTGCTGTTGCCGTCATGTTCTTCATTGCCATGATTTCATTATTGGATGGAGTCGCTGCCCCGGTTAGCGCAGCTTTGGTTCCTCAATTAGTTCCAAAAGAAGAACGGATGAAGGCGAATGGTTTCTTGAATATGATCACCCAGACAATCTTTGTAGCAGGATGGCCTCTCGGTTCCGTCTTATTAATAAGTACCAACAGCAGTATCATTATCTGGCTTACGATCATACTGTTTGCCGTTTCAACCCTCTATACAGTAAAAATTGAAGTCTCAGAACAAACAACGAACACCGTTCGTCCGTCAAACCGGGATTCGATTAAATCCGGATGGATAGCGATTAGCCATATCCCAACTATCCGTACACTCATTTCCATTGATTTTATCACAACGTTAGCTTCAAGCGTTTGGGTAGCTGCCGTTATTTATGTATATGTTGATGAGAACTTGCAATTAGGTGAGGAGTGGTGGGGATACATTAACACAAGCTACTTTATCGGCATGATTTTCAGTGGATTGATCGTCATCCGTTTTGCCAAGTTACTAGAAAAACATATGGGATTCTTCATCATTTTCGGGCTATTTCTCAGTGCTATGCTGATCCTGCTTTTTGGATCTACCAGTATTCCAGCTTTCGCATTGCTGCTGGCATGTCTGTATGGACTCCCTGAACAAATCCGGGAAGTGATTTACACCAAGCTATTCCAAGACCATGCTTCGGAAAAGACGCTTGCGAAAATTTATGCAGTTTGGGGAGCGGTCATCAATCTTACATTTGCCGGTTCTGTCTTGCTGTTAGGCTATATAACAGAAACATACAGTGTCGAAACAACGTTCCGATTTTCTTCCACCCTGATTTTCCTCGCCTTTCTTTATGCAATCTTTAAAAGGAAGCACTTACATGGGAAGGAAACGTGA
- a CDS encoding IS110 family transposase has protein sequence MEAMIERCAGLDVHQETVVACVLFGPLDKKPKTSIETFSTTTTGLLALSDWLATLQVSDVVMESTGVYWKPIWNILEGSFHLVLANARHVKNVPGRKTDVKDAEWLAKLLRCGLIESNFVPPEDIRDLRDLTRYRKKLIHHRTSEQNRIHKILQDANIKLTSVLSDIFGVSGRRILEAILNGEKIETDGLRKMVDWRTKASITDIASAINGRIRRHHRDMLRFHWEHMGYLEETIEELEKQIDQLLSPYRKEVELLDGIPGVNKAAAATFIAEMGVDMSVFKSAKHLASWAGVSPGNYESAGKKKTSKTTQGNKALKTMAVECVLATSRQNNRIASHRKRITKRQGKMKGRIASAHLLLTIAYNILKTGEPYQELGSNYLEEKQNNKELKMIEYLKKKGYSIAPSKQQTA, from the coding sequence ATGGAAGCAATGATTGAACGGTGTGCTGGCCTAGATGTACACCAAGAAACAGTAGTAGCCTGTGTATTATTTGGTCCATTAGATAAAAAGCCAAAAACCTCTATTGAAACTTTTTCAACTACAACAACGGGACTCTTGGCTTTAAGTGATTGGCTCGCTACCCTTCAGGTATCCGATGTTGTGATGGAAAGTACGGGAGTCTACTGGAAACCAATATGGAATATACTCGAAGGTTCTTTTCACCTTGTTCTTGCCAATGCCAGGCATGTCAAAAATGTTCCAGGGCGTAAAACGGATGTGAAAGATGCCGAATGGCTTGCCAAGCTTCTAAGATGCGGACTTATAGAAAGCAATTTTGTCCCACCAGAGGATATTCGTGATTTACGAGATCTTACTCGTTATCGAAAAAAATTGATTCATCATCGCACATCAGAGCAGAATCGCATTCACAAAATTCTTCAAGATGCTAATATCAAGCTAACATCCGTTCTATCAGACATTTTTGGTGTATCGGGACGCCGTATCCTTGAAGCGATTCTAAACGGTGAAAAAATAGAGACCGATGGTCTTCGAAAAATGGTGGATTGGCGAACAAAAGCAAGTATTACTGACATTGCCAGTGCAATTAATGGTCGTATTCGCCGTCATCATCGTGATATGTTGCGTTTCCATTGGGAGCATATGGGTTATTTAGAAGAAACCATAGAAGAATTAGAAAAACAAATTGATCAACTCCTGTCCCCTTATCGTAAGGAAGTAGAATTATTGGATGGTATACCTGGTGTGAACAAAGCTGCGGCAGCTACTTTTATTGCGGAGATGGGTGTTGATATGTCCGTATTTAAGTCAGCTAAACACCTTGCCTCTTGGGCTGGTGTGAGTCCTGGAAATTACGAAAGTGCTGGTAAAAAAAAAACGAGTAAAACCACACAAGGTAACAAAGCTTTGAAAACGATGGCCGTAGAGTGTGTATTAGCGACATCAAGGCAAAATAATCGAATTGCTTCACATCGAAAAAGGATTACCAAACGGCAGGGAAAAATGAAAGGACGAATTGCTTCTGCTCATTTACTATTGACGATTGCTTACAACATCTTAAAAACAGGAGAACCCTATCAGGAACTAGGCTCAAATTACCTTGAAGAAAAACAAAATAACAAAGAATTAAAAATGATCGAATACCTAAAAAAGAAAGGCTATTCAATCGCTCCATCTAAACAACAAACTGCATAA
- a CDS encoding glycosyl hydrolase family 18 protein, which produces MTIIVVKKGDSLWEIATKNKVDPSRIIEVNGLESAALVPGLALYIPNQNVVNRRYLIKNQDNLSEIGSRFGTSAAAIMKANPGIVASSLKVGTEISIPSPFKNQLITLGFAFPTSSGVVFETLEENGDKLSYLAIVAYSFTEEGFAFIDGDDLPLIAKCKQAGVTPLLMIRNFQKGDFNVDLAGDVLTNSGFRANLINSMLNFVREKGYGGVSMDIEFIPPARRSDYVLFLKELKAELNELILHVNVHAKTADNPDNRIVGGHDYRGIGEAADLVAVMTIDYGYPTGPPEPISPLWWMGEVIRYALANIPGSKLQSAFPMYGYDWIVPSHETKALSAQNAQNLAIATSSEITFDTSAASPTYSYRRENSKHVVWLEDIRSISAKYELIDAYELIGATYWQIGLQFPQNWAFMEQNILIIK; this is translated from the coding sequence ATGACGATCATTGTTGTGAAAAAAGGTGACAGTCTTTGGGAAATCGCCACGAAAAATAAAGTTGACCCATCGAGGATAATTGAAGTCAACGGATTGGAATCAGCAGCTTTGGTTCCTGGTCTGGCATTGTATATACCTAATCAAAATGTGGTGAATCGAAGGTATCTTATTAAAAATCAGGATAACCTTTCTGAAATAGGCAGTCGTTTTGGAACAAGTGCTGCGGCAATCATGAAGGCCAATCCAGGAATTGTTGCGAGCTCGCTAAAGGTTGGCACAGAAATTTCGATTCCGTCTCCTTTCAAAAATCAATTGATTACGCTGGGGTTTGCCTTCCCGACTTCTAGTGGGGTAGTATTTGAAACACTTGAGGAGAATGGTGATAAATTATCCTACTTAGCCATTGTAGCTTATTCCTTTACCGAGGAAGGCTTTGCATTCATTGACGGTGATGACCTCCCCCTAATCGCGAAATGCAAGCAAGCCGGGGTGACGCCGCTATTGATGATCCGGAATTTCCAAAAGGGGGATTTTAATGTTGACTTGGCTGGTGATGTTCTCACTAATTCAGGATTCAGAGCGAATTTAATCAATAGTATGCTGAATTTCGTAAGGGAGAAGGGCTATGGGGGAGTCAGTATGGATATCGAATTCATCCCTCCTGCACGACGTTCAGATTATGTGCTTTTTTTAAAAGAATTAAAGGCGGAGTTGAACGAACTGATCCTCCATGTGAACGTACATGCAAAAACAGCAGATAATCCCGATAATCGAATTGTAGGCGGTCATGATTATCGGGGGATTGGAGAGGCAGCCGACCTAGTTGCCGTGATGACCATTGATTATGGGTATCCAACTGGCCCGCCTGAACCAATTTCCCCTCTTTGGTGGATGGGCGAGGTTATCCGTTATGCTTTGGCGAATATACCAGGAAGTAAATTACAGTCTGCATTTCCTATGTATGGATACGATTGGATAGTGCCTAGCCATGAGACTAAGGCTTTATCAGCGCAAAATGCCCAAAATCTAGCGATTGCAACTAGTTCTGAAATCACTTTCGATACTTCCGCGGCATCACCTACCTATTCTTATAGAAGAGAGAATTCGAAACATGTCGTTTGGTTAGAAGATATTCGTTCGATAAGCGCTAAATATGAATTGATTGATGCATATGAACTGATAGGGGCTACTTATTGGCAGATTGGTTTGCAATTCCCTCAGAATTGGGCGTTTATGGAACAGAATATCTTGATAATAAAATAA
- a CDS encoding (S)-benzoin forming benzil reductase, whose amino-acid sequence MKTFIITGASKGLGAAIAKRCMRTSDHCILVSRTAHPEMERLAGEFGTKLTFISMDLNETDKLPSLIIEILAAVDEKSDIYFINNAGVIEPIKPVGNLGQVNLETSMRVNFMAPIVLTDEFVKLTRDWNRKKVVVNISSGAAKKPYHGWAAYCSTKAGLEMFTRVAGSEQGKLPFPTSLISFSPGVMDTEMQGTIRSADERDFSNRDKFHEYKEKGMLKSPEFVAEKLLQLIEVEDLENGKFYDIKNLL is encoded by the coding sequence GTGAAAACTTTTATAATCACAGGAGCTTCTAAAGGTTTAGGTGCTGCCATTGCCAAGCGATGTATGCGGACGAGTGATCATTGCATTTTAGTTTCCCGTACAGCCCATCCTGAAATGGAGAGGCTGGCTGGAGAATTCGGGACGAAACTTACATTCATTTCGATGGACTTGAATGAGACTGATAAGTTACCTTCCTTAATCATTGAGATTCTTGCTGCTGTCGATGAAAAAAGTGACATTTACTTCATTAATAATGCAGGTGTCATAGAACCGATAAAGCCGGTAGGGAACCTTGGTCAGGTAAATTTGGAAACAAGCATGCGGGTGAATTTCATGGCACCCATCGTATTGACCGATGAATTTGTTAAACTAACCCGGGACTGGAATAGAAAGAAGGTAGTGGTTAACATATCTTCAGGTGCAGCAAAAAAACCCTATCATGGCTGGGCTGCCTACTGCAGTACTAAGGCAGGGCTAGAAATGTTCACGCGGGTTGCAGGGTCGGAACAGGGTAAATTACCTTTCCCTACGTCTCTCATATCTTTTTCACCAGGTGTAATGGATACGGAGATGCAGGGAACAATCCGGTCAGCGGACGAACGGGACTTTTCCAATCGAGACAAATTCCATGAATATAAAGAGAAGGGTATGTTAAAGAGTCCCGAATTTGTGGCAGAAAAACTATTGCAGCTAATTGAAGTGGAAGATTTGGAGAATGGGAAGTTTTACGATATTAAGAATTTACTTTGA
- the cls gene encoding cardiolipin synthase, whose translation MEFTHVTSVLLGLVIILNILFATIVIFFERREASTTWAWLLVLYFLPVVGFILYLLFGTSLRHAHLFQWEDKKKVGIEEILDKQMEELSTNHFPFRNASSSNYRDLIYMHLRNNDAVLTEDNQVDIFTEGKKKFDQLFQDIEEAENHIHIQYYIIQRDGLGKRFIEALTKKANEGVKVRILYDELGSRGMTKSFFREFRQAGGRVEAFFPSKLKFINLRLNFRNHRKLVIIDGKVGYVGGFNVGDEYLGLNPKFGYWRDTHLRIRGSAVKAIQTRFILDWNQASKHHDITYQPHYFPTLEPQGNIDLQIVTSGPDSEWEQIKNGYIKIISSAKKSILIQTPYFIPDASLLDALRIASLSGLDVKIMIPNKPDHLFVYWATTFNAGQLLRAGAKIYIYDNGFIHAKMIVVDEEVSSVGTANIDVRSFKLNFEVNAFIYDEGMAETLTSIFYKDIQVCRQLTIEEFEKRSRWIRFKESIARLVSPIL comes from the coding sequence ATGGAATTTACGCATGTTACATCGGTTTTGCTCGGCCTTGTTATCATTCTTAATATATTATTTGCCACGATTGTCATATTTTTCGAAAGAAGGGAAGCGAGCACGACCTGGGCTTGGTTATTGGTGTTATATTTTCTGCCTGTAGTTGGTTTTATTTTATATCTTCTTTTTGGAACGAGTTTAAGGCACGCCCATTTGTTCCAATGGGAGGACAAGAAGAAGGTCGGGATTGAAGAAATCCTTGATAAACAGATGGAAGAGCTTTCTACAAATCATTTTCCCTTTCGAAATGCTTCTTCGAGTAATTATCGTGATTTGATTTATATGCACCTCCGGAACAATGATGCCGTTCTTACGGAAGATAATCAAGTCGATATTTTTACGGAAGGAAAAAAGAAGTTTGACCAGCTTTTTCAAGATATTGAAGAGGCTGAAAACCATATACATATACAATATTACATCATCCAAAGGGACGGCCTTGGTAAGCGATTCATTGAGGCTTTGACTAAAAAAGCTAATGAAGGCGTCAAAGTGCGAATTCTTTATGACGAGTTGGGATCTAGGGGAATGACTAAAAGTTTCTTCAGGGAATTTAGGCAGGCAGGAGGACGAGTGGAGGCATTCTTTCCATCCAAGTTAAAATTTATAAATTTACGTTTGAATTTCCGTAATCATCGAAAGCTTGTCATCATAGATGGAAAGGTAGGGTATGTTGGCGGCTTTAATGTAGGGGATGAATATTTAGGGCTTAACCCAAAATTCGGTTATTGGCGTGATACACACCTTCGAATAAGGGGTTCAGCTGTAAAAGCCATTCAAACCCGTTTTATCCTGGATTGGAATCAGGCATCAAAGCACCATGATATAACATATCAGCCTCATTATTTCCCTACTTTAGAGCCTCAAGGCAATATAGATTTGCAAATTGTGACAAGTGGGCCGGATTCTGAATGGGAACAAATTAAAAATGGCTATATTAAAATAATTTCTTCAGCAAAGAAATCGATTCTCATTCAAACACCTTACTTCATACCGGATGCAAGTTTATTGGATGCACTCAGGATTGCCAGCTTGTCTGGATTGGATGTAAAAATCATGATTCCGAATAAACCGGATCACCTTTTCGTTTATTGGGCAACAACTTTCAATGCAGGGCAATTATTAAGAGCGGGAGCTAAAATATACATCTATGATAACGGCTTTATACATGCGAAGATGATCGTCGTGGATGAAGAGGTCTCTTCGGTGGGGACAGCTAACATTGATGTCCGAAGTTTTAAATTGAATTTTGAAGTCAATGCCTTCATTTATGATGAAGGAATGGCCGAAACACTGACAAGCATTTTTTATAAGGATATCCAAGTCTGCAGGCAGCTTACAATTGAAGAGTTTGAAAAGCGATCAAGATGGATTCGTTTTAAGGAGTCCATTGCAAGACTGGTATCGCCCATTTTATAA
- a CDS encoding metal-sensitive transcriptional regulator, which produces MEYDKQMKNRVKRIEGQLRGILKMMEENKDCRDVVTQLSATRSAIDRTIGVIVSSNLVDCVREANETGEKNPEELVKEAVNLLVKSR; this is translated from the coding sequence ATGGAATATGATAAGCAGATGAAGAATAGAGTGAAGCGAATTGAAGGGCAGCTTCGTGGGATATTGAAAATGATGGAGGAAAACAAAGATTGTAGAGATGTGGTAACGCAGTTATCTGCCACTAGATCCGCAATCGACAGGACAATTGGGGTAATTGTAAGTTCCAATCTTGTAGATTGCGTTCGGGAGGCTAATGAAACCGGAGAAAAGAATCCCGAGGAACTAGTCAAGGAAGCTGTGAATTTATTGGTGAAAAGCCGGTAA
- a CDS encoding CoxG family protein produces the protein MSEGLHSIILPVPIRTVWGFVSSINRWAPLVPGYINHEMINDGTLIWEFKSDLGLMKKKIKLEVNILEWNEPDKVTFKLKGLNEKFEGHGYFLAEQCSSGQTKMTGCLAITAKGAKAPIVNALLKTYVPQMIIEFSEAIAQSLLVQK, from the coding sequence TTGTCAGAAGGATTGCATAGTATCATTTTACCGGTTCCGATTAGAACAGTATGGGGTTTTGTAAGTAGCATAAATCGTTGGGCACCTCTTGTCCCAGGGTATATCAATCATGAGATGATAAATGATGGGACACTTATATGGGAGTTTAAAAGCGATTTGGGACTAATGAAAAAGAAAATTAAACTTGAAGTGAATATATTGGAATGGAACGAACCCGATAAGGTAACATTTAAACTTAAGGGGTTAAATGAAAAATTTGAGGGCCATGGCTATTTTTTAGCAGAACAGTGCAGCAGTGGACAGACTAAAATGACTGGCTGCCTGGCGATAACGGCAAAAGGTGCTAAAGCCCCGATTGTCAATGCTTTGTTAAAAACCTACGTTCCCCAAATGATAATCGAGTTTTCTGAGGCTATTGCACAAAGTCTACTTGTACAAAAGTAG
- the aspA gene encoding aspartate ammonia-lyase — protein sequence MLIDEKTYRIEKDFLGEKEIPADVYYGIQTLRAVENFPITGYKVNEEMIRALAMIKKAAALANMDTKRLYEGIGSAIVKASDEVIDGKWHEYFIVDPIQGGAGTSMNMNINEIVANRALELMGHNKGDYAHVSPNSHVNMSQSTNDVFPTAIHLSTLRLLEQLIQTMTKMSTVLKNKAKQFDHVIKMGRTHLQDAVPIRLGQEFEAYSRVLERDIKRISQSRQHLYEVNMGATAVGTGLNADPRYIENVVKYLAEISELPLVGAEHLVDATQNTDAYTEVSASLKVCMMNMSKIANDLRLMASGPRAGLGEITLPARQPGSSIMPGKVNPVMPELINQVAFQVIGNDNTICLASEAGQLELNVMEPVLVFNLLQSISIMNNAFNVFTDYCLEGIEANEQHLKDYVEQSVGVITAVNPHLGYEVVSRIAREAILKGKSVRELCLQYDVLTEEELDLILNPYEMTKPGIAGASLFNRE from the coding sequence ATGTTAATAGATGAAAAAACATACCGAATTGAAAAAGACTTTCTTGGGGAAAAGGAAATTCCAGCAGATGTTTATTATGGGATACAAACTTTACGAGCTGTAGAAAATTTTCCGATTACCGGTTACAAAGTTAATGAAGAAATGATTCGTGCACTTGCTATGATTAAAAAAGCAGCCGCTTTAGCGAATATGGACACGAAACGGTTATATGAAGGTATTGGAAGCGCTATCGTTAAAGCTTCAGATGAAGTGATCGATGGAAAGTGGCATGAATATTTCATCGTTGACCCAATTCAAGGCGGTGCGGGTACATCGATGAATATGAACATCAATGAAATCGTTGCCAACCGAGCGTTAGAACTTATGGGACACAACAAAGGTGATTATGCACATGTTAGTCCAAACAGTCACGTTAACATGTCGCAATCAACAAATGACGTATTTCCAACTGCCATTCATTTATCAACACTACGACTATTAGAGCAATTGATACAAACAATGACAAAGATGAGTACGGTCCTAAAGAATAAAGCAAAACAATTTGATCATGTTATCAAAATGGGACGCACACATCTTCAGGATGCAGTGCCAATTCGTCTCGGTCAAGAATTTGAGGCCTATAGTCGCGTATTAGAGCGGGATATCAAAAGAATTAGTCAATCACGTCAACATTTATATGAAGTGAATATGGGAGCAACAGCAGTTGGAACGGGATTAAATGCAGATCCGCGCTACATTGAAAATGTTGTTAAGTATTTAGCTGAAATCAGTGAATTGCCACTTGTAGGAGCAGAACATTTAGTAGATGCAACACAAAATACGGATGCCTATACTGAAGTGTCAGCTTCATTGAAAGTATGCATGATGAATATGTCTAAAATTGCTAATGATTTACGTTTGATGGCTTCAGGACCAAGAGCGGGATTAGGAGAAATCACACTTCCAGCACGTCAACCAGGTTCATCGATTATGCCCGGAAAAGTAAATCCGGTAATGCCAGAATTAATTAATCAAGTTGCTTTCCAAGTGATCGGGAACGATAATACAATATGCTTAGCTTCAGAAGCAGGGCAATTAGAATTGAACGTAATGGAGCCAGTGCTTGTATTCAATTTACTACAATCTATTAGCATAATGAATAATGCATTCAATGTCTTTACAGATTATTGTTTAGAAGGTATTGAAGCGAATGAGCAACATTTAAAAGATTATGTTGAACAAAGTGTTGGTGTGATTACAGCAGTCAACCCGCATCTTGGTTACGAAGTGGTTTCACGTATTGCGCGTGAAGCGATTTTAAAGGGGAAATCAGTTCGTGAACTTTGTTTACAGTATGATGTATTAACAGAAGAAGAACTGGATTTGATTTTAAATCCTTATGAGATGACAAAGCCTGGTATAGCGGGAGCGTCTCTTTTCAATCGGGAATAA
- a CDS encoding asparaginase, with protein sequence MKKLMLITTGGTIASLEGKNGLVPEMKADEILGHLPGLDLQCQIDSKPLMNIDSTNMQPEDWTEMAKSIHEHYHDYDGFVITHGTDTMAYTSAALSYMLQNLGKPIIITGSQIPIAFKKTDAKRNISDAIRFACEDIGGVYVVFDGRVIQGTRAIKLRTKSYDSFESINYPYIASIYEDKIEYLKPVHSLKNKEPKLDGSLCTDVALVKLHPGIKPEFFDFLKKQYRGIVIESYGSGGIPFQGRNILEKLNELVECGISVVITTQCLEEGEDMDIYEVGRKVNKNVIIRSRNMNTEAIVPKLMWVLAKTQEPKKVKEMMETPIAEDITF encoded by the coding sequence ATTAAGAAGTTGATGTTGATTACTACCGGTGGTACAATTGCTTCGTTAGAAGGGAAAAATGGACTGGTACCGGAGATGAAGGCTGACGAAATTTTAGGCCACCTACCGGGATTAGATTTACAATGTCAGATTGATAGTAAGCCTTTGATGAATATTGATAGTACGAATATGCAGCCCGAGGATTGGACAGAAATGGCAAAATCCATCCATGAGCACTACCATGATTACGATGGCTTCGTCATCACCCATGGAACAGATACAATGGCTTACACTTCAGCTGCGCTCTCATATATGTTACAAAATTTAGGGAAACCGATAATTATTACTGGTTCTCAAATCCCGATCGCCTTTAAAAAGACGGATGCCAAAAGAAATATCTCTGATGCGATTCGGTTTGCTTGTGAAGATATCGGAGGAGTATATGTAGTTTTTGATGGTAGAGTCATCCAAGGTACTAGGGCCATTAAATTGAGAACGAAAAGCTATGATTCTTTTGAAAGTATTAATTATCCTTATATTGCTTCCATATATGAAGATAAAATTGAGTATCTTAAGCCAGTTCATTCACTAAAGAATAAGGAACCTAAGTTAGATGGATCCCTTTGTACTGATGTTGCTTTAGTTAAGCTGCATCCCGGAATTAAGCCGGAATTCTTTGATTTTCTGAAAAAACAATATCGGGGAATTGTAATTGAAAGTTATGGAAGCGGCGGTATTCCATTTCAAGGAAGAAATATTTTAGAGAAATTGAATGAGTTGGTCGAATGTGGAATATCCGTTGTCATTACTACCCAATGTTTAGAAGAAGGGGAGGATATGGATATATACGAAGTGGGACGAAAAGTAAATAAGAATGTCATCATTCGTTCGAGAAATATGAATACAGAAGCCATCGTTCCTAAGTTGATGTGGGTATTAGCAAAAACACAGGAACCCAAAAAGGTGAAGGAAATGATGGAAACACCGATTGCAGAGGACATTACATTCTAG